Proteins from a genomic interval of Harpia harpyja isolate bHarHar1 chromosome 9, bHarHar1 primary haplotype, whole genome shotgun sequence:
- the FA2H gene encoding fatty acid 2-hydroxylase produces MAAAAPRSFSAAEVRARCAQGACLVRCRRRLYDLSGFVRLHPGGEQLLRRRAGTDVSAALDGPPHRHSANARRWLEQYYVGEMEPGEEQSHPEPVDEKAVDAAAQTPTQMDPRCKTVDVEKDLVDWQKPLLWQVGYLGEKYDEWVHQPVDRPIRLFHSDFLESLSKTAWYVVFMVWAPVVLYLSWVSYTSLAQGNTRLFSSFTTEYSIPVHKYYFPFIFLLGMFLWSLLEYLIHRFVFHMKPPASNYYLITLHFLLHGQHHKSPFDSSRLVFPPVPASLVIGFFYGVLRLLLPEVLGLSVFVGGLCGYVIYDMMHYYLHYGSPKKGTYLYGLKAYHVKHHFEHQKSGFGISTRFWDRPFRTLIPEETFEKED; encoded by the exons atggcggcggcggcgccgcgctcCTTCAGCGCCGCCGAGGTGCGGGCGCGGTGCGCGCAGGGCGCCTGCCTGgtccgctgccgccgccgcctctacGACCTGAGCGGCTTCGTGCGGCTGCACCCGGGGGGGGAGCagctgctgcggcggcgggccGGTACCGACGTGAGCGCCGCGCTGGACGGGCCGCCCCACCGGCACTCGGCCAACGCCCGCCGCTGGCTGGAGCAGTACTACGTAGGAGAGATGGAGCCCGGCGAGGAGCAG agCCACCCCGAGCCGGTGGACGAGAAGGCAGTGGATGCTGCAGCCCAGACCCCAACGCAGATGGATCCTCGCTGTAAAACGGTGGATGTGGAGAAG GACCTGGTGGACTGGCAGAAGCCCTTGCTGTGGCAGGTGGGCTACCTGGGGGAGAAGTATGACGAGTGGGTGCACCAGCCTGTGGATCGGCCCATCCGCCTCTTCCACTCGGATTTCCTCGAGTCCCTCTCCAAGACGGCATG GTACGTGGTGTTCATGGTGTGGGCTCCCGTGGTGCTCTATCTCAGCTGGGTCAGCTACACCTCCCTCGCCCAGGGCAACACCAGGCTCTTCTCCTCCTTCACCACAG AGTACTCCATCCCCGTCCACAAATACTACTTCcccttcatcttcctcctgggGATGTTCCTGTGGTCCCTGCTAGAGTACCTCATCCATCGCTTTGTCTTCCACATGAAGCCACCCGCTAGTAACTACTATCTCATCACCCTTCATTTCTTGCTGCATGGGCAGCATCACAAG TCTCCCTTCGACAGCTCCCGCCTGGTCTTCCCTCCTGTGCCGGCCTCGCTGGTGATCGGCTTCTTCTACGGCGTCCTGCGGCTCCTGCTGCCTGAAGTGCTGGGGCTCTCGGTGTTTGTCGGGGGGCTCTGTGGCTACGTCATCTACGACATGATGCACTATTACCTCCACTATGGCTCGCCGAAAAAAGGCACCTACCTGTACGGCCTGAAGGCTTATCACGTCAAGCACCACTTTGAACACCAAAAATCAG GCTTCGGCATCAGCACCCGCTTCTGGGATCGCCCCTTCCGGACGCTCATCCCCGAGGAGACCTTCGAGAAAGAGGATTGA
- the MLKL gene encoding mixed lineage kinase domain-like protein: protein MDIVEKVLSMAQAIHTQFEQVKCCKHQCQRLVERIQILLEPVRILKAQPPKHISHHEKQLLKKLLWVLGEAQKLVMKYSQTSWIQKFLRAHSTSEEFVWVNESLEDIAQGLSLLLQAEQKQAFLEVFQAKTCRKQDAEDLRDDRAFLDQVIATTEEPKDASGEIYIDRQCMESKVDWMQNELNKIVHVMDCLKKVNVGKREDITEIERDHLTFYRHLQDTESYDLYEGEYLKYPVAIKIFKRPLTTDPSKVRDIFEKEIQTLKKFESPNILRMYGICIEEKDGSPCFSIVMEYCKHGTLRDVLTKQQHLSWEVRIRMALGAARGLYRLHQTEEKSRLHGCICSSKFLVAGDYCVKLSGFELCETESSIKRKAKKNWKQVSMLAYIAPENLKDINYPYKRPCEIYSFGIVLWEIATSKIPFEGCTPQEIMEKICNDHYQAPVGEDCPEDLRKVIDQCRAFDPSQRPSAEEIVDSLADLEKSRNQGS from the exons ATGGACATCGTGGAGAAGGTCCTCTCCATGGCCCAGGCCATCCACACCCAATTTGAGCAGGTGAAATGCTGTAAGCACCAGTGCCAGCGCCTTGTGGAGCGCATCCAGATTCTGCTGGAGCCTGTAAGGATCCTCAAGGCTCAGCCGCCAAAGCACATCTCCCACCATGAAAAGCAACTGCTGAAAAAGctgctctgggtgctgggggaAGCCCAGAAACTGGTGATGAAATACAGCCAGACCAGCTGGATCCAGAAGTTCCTGAGAGCCCACAGCACCAGCGAGGAGTTCGTCTGGGTGAATGAGAGCCTGGAGGACATCGCCCAGGGGCTCTCactcctgctgcaggcagagcagaagcaggCTTTCCTGGAGGTTTTCCAGGCAAAGACATGTCGCAAGCAGGACGCTGAGGACCTGAGGGACGACAGGGCTTTCTTAGACCAGGTGATTGCAA CTACTGAGGAGCCCAAAGATGCGTCCGGGGAGATTTACATTGACAGGCAATGTATGGAGAGCAAGGTAGACTGGATGCAAAATGAGCTGAACAAAATTGTGCATGTGATGGACT GCTTGAAGAAGGTCAATGTTGGTAAAAGAGAAGACATCACTGAGATCGAGCGGGACCACCTCACCTTCTACAGGCACCTGCAGGACACCGAGAGTTATGACCTCTACGAGGGCGAATACCTCAAGTACCCTGTTGCCATCAAAATCTTCAAGAGGCCACTGACCACCGACCCGTC GAAGGTGAGAGACATCTTTGAGAAGGAGATTCAGACCCTGAAGAAGTTTGAGTCTCCAAACATCCTGCGCATGTATGGGATCTGCATTGAGGAGAAAG ATGGGAGCCCCTGCTTCTCCATCGTCATGGAATACTGTAAGCATGGGACGCTGCGGGACGTGCTGACCAAGCAACAGCATCTCTCCTGGGAGGTCCGCATTCGGATGGCCCTGGGAGCTGCCAGAGGCCTTTACAG GTTGCACCAGACGGAGGAGAAGTCCCGACTCCATGGCTGCATCTGCAGTAGCAAGTTCCTGGTGGCCGGGGATTACTGTGTGAAG CTGTCGGGATTTGAGCTGTGTGAAACAGAGTCATCCATCAAGAGGAAAGCCAAGAAGAACTGGAAACAAGTTTCTATGTTGGCTTACATTGCCCCCGAGAACCTGAAAGACATCAACTACCCCTACAAGAGGCCCTGTGAAATATACAG CTTCGGGATTGTGCTGTGGGAGATTGCAACCTCCAAAATCCCATTTGAAG GCTGCACTCCCCAGGAGATCATGGAGAAAATCTGCAATGACCATTACCAGGCACCTGTTGGTGAAGATTGTCCTGAAGACCTGCGGAAAGTCATTGACCAGTGCCGGGCCTTTGACCCTTCCCAACGCCCTTCTGCTGAGG AGATTGTGGACTCACTGGCTGacctggagaaaagcagaaaccaAGGAAGTTAA